From a single Herbiconiux sp. SALV-R1 genomic region:
- a CDS encoding sensor histidine kinase — MARTERERRKLLTRASRSLGLLFTGASLLSLLVAVLDEPAVLWPSLSLMAATGVAFYFVGGSRTQAWPLFTYVIALLALGAFLAPGQAVSSVAATSAVTFFASTAIPSLIPTLASSGRLLWLVLPAYVLVLGLAVAATWPSGRGVFVIASILVGWLSLFVCAVWLSGSLRRAFVGMARLGRAHALERQSSEFEAQRRQGARLLHDTVLATLTLLAHSGIGADPDALRHQAAEDARLLRQLRLGGTPMPRSSGGYTLERVETGELGHTLESVKQRFGRMGLQVSWHGTGQILLPSHVLDAFLLSLSECLENVRRHAQVGTADVTITEDDLSVRAMVTDAGVGFDLDSVDVGRLGLAESVIARVRDVGGKVRLFSSPGSGTTVVLEVPK; from the coding sequence ATGGCCCGCACCGAGCGCGAGCGGCGCAAACTCCTTACCAGGGCCTCCCGGAGCCTCGGCCTCCTCTTCACCGGGGCGTCGCTGCTCAGCCTCCTCGTCGCCGTGCTCGACGAGCCCGCGGTGCTGTGGCCGAGCCTGTCGCTCATGGCTGCGACCGGTGTGGCGTTCTACTTCGTGGGCGGCTCCCGCACCCAGGCCTGGCCCCTCTTCACCTACGTCATCGCCCTGCTCGCCCTCGGCGCCTTCCTGGCGCCTGGCCAGGCGGTGTCGAGCGTCGCGGCGACCTCGGCGGTGACCTTCTTCGCCTCGACCGCCATCCCGTCGCTCATCCCCACGCTCGCCTCCTCGGGTCGCCTGCTCTGGCTGGTGCTCCCGGCCTACGTCCTGGTGCTCGGCCTCGCCGTCGCCGCCACCTGGCCGTCTGGCCGCGGCGTCTTCGTCATCGCGTCCATCCTGGTGGGCTGGCTCTCCCTGTTCGTCTGCGCGGTCTGGCTCTCCGGGAGCCTCCGCCGCGCCTTCGTGGGAATGGCCCGCCTCGGCCGAGCCCATGCGCTCGAGCGCCAGTCGAGCGAGTTCGAGGCGCAGCGCCGGCAGGGCGCCCGACTCCTCCACGACACCGTGCTCGCCACCCTCACCCTGCTCGCGCACTCGGGCATCGGCGCCGACCCCGACGCGCTGCGGCACCAGGCGGCCGAAGACGCGCGCCTGCTGCGGCAGCTGCGCCTGGGCGGCACGCCCATGCCGCGCTCCTCGGGCGGGTACACCCTCGAGCGGGTGGAGACCGGCGAGCTCGGCCACACGCTCGAGTCGGTGAAGCAGCGCTTCGGCCGCATGGGCCTGCAGGTCTCCTGGCACGGCACGGGCCAGATCCTGCTGCCGAGCCACGTGCTCGACGCCTTCCTGCTCTCGCTCTCGGAGTGCCTCGAGAACGTGCGCCGGCACGCCCAGGTGGGCACAGCCGATGTCACCATCACCGAAGACGATCTCAGCGTGCGCGCCATGGTCACCGACGCCGGGGTCGGCTTCGACCTCGACAGCGTCGACGTGGGCAGGCTCGGCCTCGCCGAGTCGGTGATCGCCCGGGTGCGCGACGTCGGGGGCAAGGTGCGGCTGTTCAGCTCCCCCGGTTCGGGCACGACGGTGGTGCTGGAGGTGCCGAAATGA
- a CDS encoding bifunctional o-acetylhomoserine/o-acetylserine sulfhydrylase, translating into MSDNSANWKFETKQIHTGAQPDPTTNARATPIYQTTSYVFNDADHAKNLFALAEFGNIYTRIHNPTQDVVEQRVAALEGGTAALLVSSGQAAETFAVLNIAQAGDHIVSSSSIYGGTYNLFKYTLAKLGIETTFVENQDDAEEWRRAVRPNTKLFFAETIGNPKINILDIGLVSGVAHENGVPLIVDNTIATPYLIRPLEHGADIVVHSATKFLGGHGTVIGGIIVDGGKFEWSKNVEKFPGLTEPDPSYHGVSYTGVLGDPIAYIIKARVQLLRDLGAAIAPASAWQLIQGIETLSLRIERHVQNAQEIAEWLDQHPDVATVYYAGLPTSPWYASANKYAPKGVGAVLSFELKGGVDAGRTFVESLSLFSHLANIGDVRSLVIHPASTTHSQLTPEQQLTTGVTPGLVRLSVGLENIDDLKADLESGLAAARETVRANAV; encoded by the coding sequence ATGAGCGACAACTCGGCGAACTGGAAGTTCGAGACCAAGCAGATCCACACCGGCGCGCAGCCCGACCCCACCACGAACGCGCGCGCCACGCCGATCTACCAGACCACCTCGTACGTCTTCAACGACGCCGACCACGCGAAGAACCTGTTCGCGCTCGCCGAGTTCGGCAACATCTACACGCGCATCCACAACCCCACGCAGGACGTCGTGGAGCAGCGGGTCGCCGCCCTCGAGGGCGGAACCGCCGCCCTCCTGGTCTCCTCCGGCCAGGCCGCCGAGACCTTCGCCGTGCTGAACATCGCCCAGGCCGGCGACCACATCGTCTCCTCCTCGTCGATCTACGGCGGCACCTACAACCTCTTCAAGTACACGCTCGCGAAGCTCGGCATCGAGACCACCTTCGTCGAGAACCAGGACGACGCCGAGGAGTGGCGCCGCGCCGTGCGCCCCAACACCAAGCTGTTCTTCGCCGAGACCATCGGCAACCCGAAGATCAACATCCTCGACATCGGCCTGGTGTCGGGCGTCGCGCACGAGAACGGCGTGCCGCTCATCGTCGACAACACCATCGCCACCCCCTACCTCATCCGCCCGCTCGAGCACGGAGCCGACATCGTCGTGCACTCCGCCACCAAGTTCCTCGGCGGCCACGGCACCGTCATCGGCGGCATCATCGTCGACGGCGGAAAGTTCGAGTGGTCGAAGAACGTCGAGAAGTTCCCCGGCCTCACCGAGCCCGACCCGTCGTACCACGGCGTCAGCTACACCGGTGTGCTCGGCGACCCCATCGCCTACATCATCAAGGCGCGTGTGCAGCTGCTCCGCGACCTCGGTGCGGCGATCGCCCCCGCCAGCGCCTGGCAGCTCATCCAGGGCATCGAGACACTGTCGCTGCGCATCGAGCGCCACGTGCAGAACGCCCAGGAGATCGCGGAGTGGCTCGACCAGCACCCCGACGTCGCCACCGTCTACTACGCCGGCCTCCCCACCAGCCCCTGGTATGCCTCCGCCAACAAGTACGCCCCCAAGGGCGTCGGCGCCGTGCTGTCGTTCGAGCTGAAGGGCGGCGTGGACGCCGGCCGCACCTTCGTCGAGAGCCTCTCCCTGTTCAGCCACCTGGCGAACATCGGCGACGTGCGCTCCCTCGTCATCCACCCCGCGTCCACCACCCACTCCCAGCTCACCCCCGAGCAGCAGCTCACCACCGGCGTCACCCCCGGCCTCGTGCGCCTGTCCGTCGGCCTCGAGAACATCGACGACCTCAAGGCCGACCTCGAGAGCGGTCTCGCGGCGGCGCGGGAGACGGTTCGCGCGAATGCTGTCTAG
- a CDS encoding homoserine O-acetyltransferase has product MDWQTNEDTVPSGFITEAQIRSLFGKPPASGAWREGDPVGRRLFAEIGRVDFESGESIPNAHLAYQTYGTLSPERDNAILVLHALTGDSNLNHPAEPGHPTDGWWPGLVGPGLPVDSDRWFVVAPNMLGGCQGSTGPASIAPDGVEWGARFPFTTIADQVRAQHALARSLGIDRWFAVLGGSMGGMHVLEWAVQFPDEVDRIAVIAAPAISSADQIGLNSVQVQAIKADPLFRGGRYYDAADGEGPHQGLALARRMALLNYRSPTELNDRFSRSWQSGISPLGGGGRFAVESYLDFHGNKFTRRFDANSYVTLVEAMNSHDLGRGRAGVQAALESITATALVVGIDSDRLFPVADQEYIARHLPGNLDGDVPVVIESKFGHDGFLIEFDVVGREISRLLAADAPRRP; this is encoded by the coding sequence ATGGACTGGCAGACCAACGAAGACACGGTGCCGAGTGGGTTCATCACGGAGGCGCAGATCCGGTCGTTGTTCGGGAAGCCGCCGGCGTCGGGGGCGTGGCGGGAGGGTGACCCGGTGGGGCGGCGGTTGTTCGCCGAGATCGGGAGGGTCGACTTCGAGAGCGGGGAGAGCATCCCGAACGCTCATCTGGCGTACCAGACCTACGGCACACTGTCGCCCGAGCGCGACAACGCGATCCTGGTGCTGCACGCCCTCACCGGCGACAGCAACCTGAACCACCCGGCCGAGCCCGGGCATCCGACCGACGGCTGGTGGCCGGGGCTCGTGGGCCCGGGACTGCCGGTCGACAGCGACCGCTGGTTCGTGGTGGCCCCGAACATGCTGGGCGGCTGTCAGGGCAGCACCGGCCCCGCCTCCATCGCCCCCGACGGGGTGGAGTGGGGGGCGCGGTTCCCGTTCACCACCATCGCCGACCAGGTCAGGGCCCAGCACGCCCTGGCCCGCTCGCTCGGCATCGACCGCTGGTTCGCCGTGCTCGGTGGCTCGATGGGCGGGATGCACGTGCTCGAGTGGGCGGTGCAGTTCCCCGACGAGGTCGACCGCATCGCCGTCATCGCCGCGCCCGCCATCAGCTCGGCCGACCAGATCGGGCTCAACTCGGTGCAGGTGCAGGCCATCAAGGCCGACCCGCTGTTCCGTGGCGGCAGATACTACGACGCCGCCGACGGCGAGGGGCCGCACCAGGGGCTCGCCCTCGCCCGGCGCATGGCCCTGTTGAACTACCGCAGCCCCACCGAGCTGAACGACAGGTTCTCCCGCAGCTGGCAGAGCGGCATCAGCCCGTTGGGCGGCGGCGGGCGCTTCGCTGTGGAGTCGTACCTCGACTTCCACGGCAACAAGTTCACCAGGCGCTTCGACGCGAACAGCTATGTCACGCTCGTCGAGGCCATGAACTCGCACGACCTCGGCCGCGGGCGCGCCGGCGTGCAGGCGGCGCTCGAATCGATCACCGCCACCGCTCTGGTGGTGGGCATCGACAGCGACCGCCTGTTCCCCGTCGCCGACCAGGAGTACATCGCCCGGCACCTGCCCGGCAACCTCGACGGCGACGTGCCGGTCGTGATCGAGTCGAAGTTCGGCCACGACGGGTTCTTGATCGAGTTCGACGTGGTGGGGCGGGAGATCAGCAGACTGCTCGCCGCCGACGCCCCGAGACGGCCCTGA